In the Scomber japonicus isolate fScoJap1 chromosome 18, fScoJap1.pri, whole genome shotgun sequence genome, one interval contains:
- the LOC128379398 gene encoding serine/threonine-protein kinase WNK4-like, which yields MTTWNNDLDVQSDAAANTDGGWDSGEDSAALSDSNRELLLWQRREQEERDEKEEKETQAVASSPDGRFLKFNIEIGRGSFKTVYKGLDTETTVEVAWCELQTHRLNRSERQRFSEEVEMLKALQHPNIVRFFDSWKSVKGARCTILVTELMTSGTLKTYLRRFRQMKLKLLQRWSFQILKGLQFLHSRCPPILHRDLKCDNIFITGPNASVKIGDLGLATLKKASFAKSVIGTPEFMAPEMYEEKYDEAVDIYAFGMCILEMATSEYPYSECRNAAQIYRKVSTGIKPNSFSKVKVPELKEIIDGCIRTNSSERFTVQDLLDHRFFQEQLGVHVALAEDDDGSKEALTLWLRMDGNKKLHGKYKDNNAIEFLFYLYKDVPEVVAQEMVVLGFVCEADYKLVAKVLRDRVTAIKRQREKQRCLTEEAVIRQQEVVIEEESEPAPPPEASNQKPAPAAGKQDSAALSPPTAGSTQAPPPVTTTPWAPPPVTTTSWAPPPVTTTSWAPSSSSPVDSGISSVSNRADGDEEDERTKPAVTPARDLDSSPSSPGKVEATPPPVRNPGPQISAPTPAPTAAPTPAPTPAPTAALTPAPTPAPAPAPTPAPTPALIPAPATAPTPAPTPAPTPTPTPAPTPAPTPAPTPAPTPAPTPAPTPTPTPALTPTLAPTPTPAPTLAPTPALTPAPTPAPTPAPTPAPTPALTPAPTPAFTPTLAPTPTPAPPPAPTRTPTLTPTPAPAPTLAHAPTPTPAPTPALTPTPALTPTPAPTPTHASTPTPVTAPAPTPAPTPAPTPALTPTPAPTPAPTPAPTPALTPTPAPTPAPTPAPTPALTPTPSLAPTPAPTPATAPAPTPTPTPTPAPTPAPAPTPAIAPAPTPALTPTPAPTPVPTPAPTPTTAPAPTPTPAIAPAPTPALTPTPAPTPVPTPAPTPATAPAPTPALTHTPAPTPTPAPTPATAPAPTPATAPAPTPTPTPAPRLQNRLPVTRTKKSPPLPMLCHPKSIAVSQKPETPPTASGYTSPADSYASDVTSGLSDGNDGQSEKSNQEVIRRSAAKQLRRKSKVRLRITGLSDIADRVVECQLQTHNNKTVTFKFDLDGDDPDDIASVMIHRDFIVPSEWNEFILRLNDIINKAESMLQLSAAAPEPETNVEDQSLSRSLSSPSLPDMEDADPPPLKAADFHVDPDASPAVKPLRSQSVHTSSSASSSQPPVYPQPPPPPPPPPLFSLANVLSLAMSVAQSLLPPAGSSNQGFHPPPVSPPFPSLSPPMSPTQGLMLPPPKRASFSAPPLPQQTYAPPTPPTGSTPESQQGATLIRSPDAPQRQSAAQQVGSAPPPQGSELAVSSPSSNTGSSSVAPSAPQEVVKPPVLTVGRFQVTASKNTPAAVPQELRPLSQTVPTPHSPPPPKSDQSLSSDSSTEEQSDSESSVDTASPEEEEEETGSGGRRLSAILPDESAGSRVPSGSSFGQSWSRSAAYMSSDESESENGEMWEELQELRDRHLVEVQNLQVNQKQEIEALYWKMGKAPPPSIVSPAIMLNHRQRRLSKTGNYLPTRRNSQQRPDMLPPAGIMRKSSASSSGGSQEKAGKGVSFVPGHSCM from the exons ATGACGACCTGGAACAACGACCTCGACGTCCAATCGGACGCCGCGGCGAACACGGACGGCGGCTGGGACTCGGGCGAGGATTCGGCGGCGCTGTCGGACTCTAACAGGGAGCTGTTACTATGGCAACGGCGTGAGCAGGAGGAGCGGGacgagaaggaggagaaggagacgCAGGCGGTCGCGTCGTCGCCGGACGGACGATTCCTGAAGTTCAACATCGAGATCGGACGAGGATCCTTCAAAACGGTTTATAAAGGTCTGGACACGGAGACCACGGTGGAGGTGGCCTGGTGCGAGCTACAG actCACCGTCTGAACCGGTCGGAGCGTCAGAGGTTCAGCGAGGAGGTCGAGATGCTGAAAGCTCTTCAGCATCCGAACATCGTTCGTTTCTTCGATTCGTGGAAATCAGTGAAAGGAGCGAGATGTACGATCCTGGTGACGGAGCTCATGACCTCCGGCACGCTGAAGAC GTACCTGCGCCGGTTCCGCCAGATGAagctgaagctgctgcagcGCTGGAGCTTCCAGATCCTGAAGGGTCTGCAGTTCCTGCACTCGCGCTGCCCCCCCATCCTGCACCGGGACCTGAAGTGTgacaacatcttcatcaccggACCCAACGCCTCCGTCAAGATCGGAGACCTGGGCCTCGCCACGCTCAAGAAGGCCTCGTTCGCCAAGAGCGTCATCG ggaccCCGGAGTTTATGGCTCCTGAGATGTACGAGGAGAAGTACGACGAGGCCGTGGACATCTACGCGTTCGGGATGTGCATCCTGGAGATGGCCACGTCCGAGTATCCGTACTCCGAGTGTCGGAACGCCGCTCAGATCTACCGGAAGGTCTCCACC gGAATCAAACCCAACAGTTTCTCCAAAGTGAAAGTCCCGGAGCTGAAGGAGATCATCGACGGCTGCATCCGGACCAACAGCAGCGAGAG GTTCACGGTTCAGGACCTGCTGGATCACCGGTTCTTCCAGGAGCAGCTGGGCGTCCACGTGGCGCTGGCCGAGGACGACGACGGCTCCAAGGAGGCGCTGACTCTGTGGCTGCGGATGGACGGCAACAAGAAGCTTCACGGGAAATACAAAGACAACAACGCCATCGAGTTCCTGTTCTATCTGTACAAAGACGTCCCGGAGGTGGTCGCCCAGGAGATG GTGGTGCTGGGCTTCGTGTGCGAGGCGGACTATAAGCTGGTTGCCAAGGTGCTCAGAGACCGTGTGACGGCCATAAAGCGTCAGCGAGAGAAGCAGCGCTGCCTCACGGAGGAAGCAGTGATCCGCCAGCAGGAAGTCGTCATCGAGGAGGAGTCTGAGCCCGCCCCCCCACCTGAGGCGTCCAATCAGAAGCCTGCACCTGCAGCCGGCAAG CAGGACTCAGCTGCTTTGTCACCGCCCACCGCTGGTTCGACACAGGCCCCGCCCCCGGTAACAACGACACCATGGGCCCCGCCCCCGGTAACAACGACATCATGGGCCCCGCCCCCGGTAACAACGACATCATGGGCCCCGTCGAGCAGCAGCCCGGTGGATTCTGGGATCAGCAGCGTCTCCAACAGAGCAGATGGAGACGAGGAGGACGAGAGAACCAAACCTGCCGTCACAC CAGCCCGAGATTTAGACTCCTCCCCTAGTTCCCCAGGAAAGGTTGAAGCTACGCCCCCTCCTGTCAGGAACCCCGGCCCACAAATTTCTGCCCCTACTCCTGCCCCTACTGCTGCCCCTACTCCTGCCCCTACTCCTGCCCCTACTGCTGCCCTTACTCCTGCCCCCACTCCTGCCCCTGCTCCTGCCCCTACTCCTGCCCCCACTCCTGCCCTTATTCCTGCTCCTGCCACTGCCCCTACTCCTGCCCCTACTCCTGCCCCCACTCCTACCCCTACTCCTGCCCCTACTCCTGCCCCTACTCCTGCTCCTACTCCTGCCCCCACTCCTGCCCCTACTCCTGCCCCTACTCCTACTCCTACTCCTGCCCTTACTCCTACTCTTGCCCCTACTCCTACTCCTGCCCCTACTCTTGCCCCTACTCCTGCCCTTACTCCTGCTCCTACTCCTGCCCCTACTCCTGCCCCTACTCCTGCCCCTACTCCTGCCCTTACACCTGCCCCTACTCCTGCCTTTACTCCTACTCTTGCCCCTACTCCAACCCCTGCCCCTCCTCCTGCCCCCACTCGTACTCCTACTCTCACTCCTACCCCTGCTCCTGCCCCTACTCTTGCCCATGCCCCCACCCCTACCCCTGCCCCTACTCCTGCCCTTACTCCTACTCCTGCCCTTACTCCTACTCCTGCCCCCACTCCTACCCATGCCTCCACTCCCACCCCTGTCACTGCTCCTGCCCCTACTCCTGCCCCTACTCCTGCCCCTACTCCTGCCCTTACTCCTACTCCTGCCCCTACCCCTGCCCCCACCCCTGCCCCTACTCCTGCCCTTACTCCTACTCCTGCCCCTACCCCTGCCCCCACCCCTGCCCCTACTCCTGCCCTTACTCCTACTCCTTCCCTTGCCCCTACTCCTGCCCCCACCCCTGCCACTGCTCCTGcccctacccctacccctacTCCTACCCCTGCCCCCACCCCTGCTCCTGCCCCCACCCCTGCCATTGCTCCTGCCCCTACTCCTGCCCTTACTCCTACTCCTGCCCCCACTCCTGTCCCCACTCCTGCCCCCACCCCTACCACTGCTCCTGCCCCTACCCCCACCCCTGCCATTGCTCCTGCCCCTACTCCTGCCCTTACTCCTACTCCTGCCCCCACTCCTGTCCCCACTCCTGCCCCCACCCCTGCCACTGCTCCTGCCCCTACTCCTGCCCTTACTCATACTCCAGCCCCCACTCCTACCCCTGCCCCCACCCCTGCCACTGCTCCTGCCCCCACCCCTGCCACTGCTCCTGCCCCTACTCCCACTCCTACTCCTGCCCCTCGCCTCCAGAATCGTCTCCCTGTGACCAGGACAAAGAAGTCTCCACCTCTCCCCATGCTGTGCCACCCCAAG AGCATCGCGGTTTCCCAGAAGCCCGAGACTCCGCCCACCGCCAGCGGCTACACCTCACCTGCCGACAG CTACGCCTCTGATGTCACCTCCGGTCTGAGTGACGGAAACGATGGCCAATCAGAAAAGAGCAACCAGGAAGTGATCAGACGGTCGGCAGCGAAGCAGCTCAGGAGGAAGTCGAAAGTTCGTCTGAGAATCACCGGG ttgtcgGACATCGCTGACCGCGTGGTCGAGTGTCAGCTGCAGACTCACAACAACAAGACGGTGACGTTTAAGTTCGACCTCGACGGAGACGATCCCGACGACATCGCCTCGGTGATG ATCCACAGAGACTTCATCGTGCCGTCCGAGTGGAACGAGTTCATCCTCCGTCTGAACGACATCATCAACAAAGCCGAGTCCATGTTGCAGCTGAGCGCCGCCGCGCCTGAACCCGAG acTAATGTAGAAGATCAGAGTCTCTCCAGATCTCTGTCCTCGccgtctctacctg ACATGGAGGACGCTGACCCTCCCCCGCTGAAGGCTGCAGACTTCCACGTCGACCCCGACGCTTCGCCTGCCGTCAAGCCGCTGAGGTCTCAGTCCGTCCACACCTCATCATCAG CTTCCTCCAGTCAGCCGCCAGTctacccccaacccccccctcctcctcctccccct cctctcttctctctggcCAATGTGCTCTCTTTGGCCATGAGTGTTGCCCAGTCCTTACTGCCCCCAGCTGGGTCCTCCAACCAGGGCTTTCACCCCCCACCCGTgtccccccccttcccctccctctctccccccatGTCTCCCACCCAGGGTCTTATGCTCCCCCCTCCCAAGCGCGCCTCCTTCTCTGCTCCGCCCCTCCCCCAGCAGACCTACGCCCCGCCGACACCTCCGACAGGCTCCACCCCCGagagccagcagggggcgacgcTCATCCGAAGTCCAGACGCTCCTCAG CGTCAGAGTGCAGCTCAGCAGGTCGGCTCAGCTCCGCCCCCCCAAG GTTCAGAGCTCGCtgtctcctccccctcctccaacACA GGTTCCTCCTCCGTCGCTCCGTCGGCCCCACAGGAAG tGGTGAAACCTCCGGTCTTAACTGTCGGCCGTTTCCAGGTGACCGCCTCCAAAAACActcctgctgctgttcctcAGGAGCTGCGTCCACTCAGCCAAACCGTTCCCACCCCTCACTCCCCGCCCCCCCCCAAGTCAGACCAATCCCTGAGCTcagacagcagcacagaggagcagagcgaCTCAGAGAGCAGCGTGGACACAGCCTCCCC agaggaggaggaggaggagacggggAGCGGAGGTCGGAGGTTGAGCGCCATCCTGCCGGACGAGTCGGCTGGCAGCCGCGTGCCGAGCGGCAGCAGTTTCGGCCAATCGTGGAGCCGCTCTGCCGCCTACATGAGCTCTGACGAATCAGAGAGCGAGAATGGGGAGATGTGGGAGGAGCTACAGGAGCTTCGGGACAG